From one Tautonia marina genomic stretch:
- a CDS encoding MBL fold metallo-hydrolase has product MSELIQPIKKGAELAAEIRETTPKPGTLAVWWLGQSGFLYKSRLGTLVIDPYLSESLTEKYANTEKPHIRMTECPIRGNELPGIDLVLASHKHTDHIDGATLSPLLGANPEAELCVPEALIHHCEKLGLPSKRLVGLDNGWEYERAGFKVRALPSAHMALDTDTSGLCLYLGFVVEVDGLRFYHSGDTVVYDGLVENLGPGPFDAFFLPINGWDPRRKVAGNMSAEEAVELANVCRPRYLVPHHYEMFTFNTVPISQFEEAAKGLTAGVEPVVKRCGERWEITT; this is encoded by the coding sequence ATGTCTGAACTGATTCAGCCGATCAAGAAGGGGGCCGAGCTGGCCGCCGAGATCCGGGAAACGACGCCCAAGCCGGGGACGCTGGCCGTCTGGTGGCTTGGGCAGAGTGGGTTCCTGTACAAGTCTCGGTTGGGAACTTTGGTGATCGACCCGTATCTTTCCGAGTCGTTGACCGAGAAGTACGCGAACACCGAGAAGCCGCACATCCGGATGACCGAATGTCCGATCCGAGGGAACGAGTTGCCGGGCATCGACCTCGTGCTGGCGAGCCACAAGCACACTGATCATATCGACGGCGCGACGCTCTCTCCCTTGCTCGGGGCGAATCCGGAGGCGGAACTCTGCGTCCCGGAAGCGCTCATCCACCATTGCGAGAAGCTGGGACTGCCGAGCAAGCGATTGGTGGGGCTCGACAACGGTTGGGAGTACGAACGGGCCGGGTTCAAGGTGCGGGCCTTGCCTTCGGCGCATATGGCCCTGGACACAGATACGTCGGGGCTCTGCCTGTACCTCGGATTCGTAGTCGAGGTGGATGGTCTGAGGTTCTACCACAGCGGGGATACAGTGGTTTACGATGGCCTGGTGGAGAACCTCGGCCCAGGGCCGTTCGACGCGTTCTTTCTGCCAATCAACGGCTGGGACCCACGCCGGAAGGTGGCGGGGAACATGTCGGCCGAGGAGGCGGTTGAGCTGGCGAACGTCTGCCGGCCGCGGTATCTGGTGCCGCATCATTACGAGATGTTCACGTTCAATACCGTGCCCATCAGTCAGTTTGAAGAGGCGGCGAAGGGGCTGACCGCGGGGGTTGAGCCGGTGGTGAAGCGTTGCGGAGAGCGCTGGGAGATCACGACGTGA
- a CDS encoding ArnT family glycosyltransferase, with protein MRSLSPASSPPSTEVGSSRPFLTRPRLILIVVLLLVLQWSLAVMSLLGETPTVDEVVHLPAGVTYWEQGTFRLYPHNPPLIKLIAALPVLQAGPETAPLYREARWGWPDANKAAFAHGFMLLNAPRLFELMAPARLMMPVFAVIGGLVVFDWSRRLWGAWGGLISLTLWTFCPNILAHTRLITTDVGATVIGFAATYAFWHFLRRPTWALTITAGLLLGIAQLTKFSLILLYGLWPLLWLIQEVAHGDRAGRWRRVARSAVQGVAMVALSLLVINVGYGFEGTGKKLGDFAFTCQTLTTDRDPPRPLFRNEPTRQGPDLKAGVLQFRENRFRGTLLESLPVPLPEYYLSGFDDQKLEAEGVPIRAMMFADDWLNASIAPDAISGYPVFLDGELSNQSWWYYYLMTLVYKVPEGTWALMLLTIAVIPMAARSRARAVDEASIWVVPAVVIGVMSFGTNIAIGLRYVLPIVPYLFLGAGRLAPWASGLQGGARKGAIAVIGAGLLATASASLMIHPHYLAYFNWVSGGAKQGSEHLIDSNLDWGQDLNGLYEWLEANAPGERVGIAYFGQINPEVFNIRAQVNDPSIGSGRPLDWFLPPVIPGTLPERPGQDAGPPEPGLYAVSASLMRGLPWRVYAPDRWAPMSARRGAFQYFETLEPIGQIGYSILLYRIDEADVARLARRWQSAPVEPGVPPIAPLSD; from the coding sequence GTGCGCAGTCTGTCCCCGGCGTCGTCGCCTCCCTCGACAGAGGTCGGGTCGTCGCGACCGTTCCTCACTCGCCCGAGACTGATCCTGATCGTCGTCCTGCTGCTGGTCCTCCAGTGGTCCCTGGCGGTCATGAGCTTGCTTGGGGAGACCCCGACGGTCGACGAGGTGGTCCACCTGCCTGCCGGGGTGACCTACTGGGAGCAAGGGACGTTTCGGCTTTACCCTCACAATCCGCCTTTGATCAAGCTGATCGCGGCGTTACCGGTACTTCAAGCCGGACCGGAGACCGCGCCACTTTACCGAGAGGCCCGCTGGGGGTGGCCTGACGCAAACAAGGCGGCGTTTGCTCATGGATTTATGCTGCTTAACGCGCCTCGATTGTTCGAACTGATGGCTCCGGCCCGGTTGATGATGCCGGTCTTCGCCGTCATCGGTGGGCTGGTGGTCTTTGACTGGTCGCGGCGGCTTTGGGGAGCCTGGGGAGGGTTGATCAGTTTGACGCTCTGGACGTTCTGTCCGAACATCCTGGCGCATACGCGTTTGATTACGACCGATGTGGGAGCCACGGTCATCGGTTTTGCCGCGACGTATGCCTTTTGGCATTTCCTGAGGCGTCCGACCTGGGCACTGACGATCACGGCGGGGCTGTTGCTTGGGATCGCGCAACTGACGAAGTTCAGTCTGATTTTGCTTTATGGGCTTTGGCCGTTGCTCTGGTTGATTCAGGAAGTGGCGCACGGGGATCGCGCCGGGCGTTGGCGCCGGGTTGCTCGGTCGGCGGTGCAGGGGGTGGCAATGGTCGCCCTGAGCCTCCTCGTCATTAACGTCGGCTACGGCTTCGAAGGGACCGGGAAGAAGCTGGGGGATTTCGCGTTCACCTGCCAGACCTTGACCACCGATCGTGACCCGCCTCGACCGCTGTTTCGGAACGAACCAACCCGGCAAGGGCCGGACCTCAAGGCCGGAGTGCTCCAGTTCCGTGAGAATCGGTTCCGGGGGACCCTTCTCGAATCGCTACCGGTGCCGCTCCCTGAATATTACCTTTCCGGTTTCGACGACCAGAAGCTTGAAGCCGAGGGCGTTCCCATTCGCGCCATGATGTTTGCCGACGACTGGTTGAATGCGTCCATCGCTCCCGACGCCATTTCGGGCTACCCCGTTTTCCTCGATGGTGAGCTGAGCAACCAAAGCTGGTGGTACTACTACCTGATGACGCTCGTGTACAAGGTGCCGGAAGGGACCTGGGCGTTGATGCTGCTGACGATCGCTGTCATTCCGATGGCGGCGCGGAGTCGGGCCAGGGCGGTTGATGAAGCGAGCATCTGGGTCGTCCCGGCGGTGGTCATTGGGGTGATGAGCTTCGGGACGAACATTGCAATCGGCTTGCGCTATGTCTTGCCGATCGTTCCGTATCTCTTTCTGGGGGCCGGGAGGCTCGCACCGTGGGCCTCGGGCTTGCAGGGGGGGGCGAGAAAGGGGGCGATCGCAGTCATCGGTGCCGGACTGCTGGCGACAGCCTCGGCGTCCTTGATGATTCACCCGCACTATCTGGCCTATTTCAACTGGGTGTCGGGAGGGGCGAAGCAGGGGTCGGAGCATCTGATCGACAGTAATCTCGACTGGGGACAAGACCTCAACGGCTTATATGAGTGGCTTGAGGCCAATGCGCCGGGCGAGCGGGTGGGCATTGCCTATTTCGGGCAGATCAACCCGGAGGTGTTTAACATCCGGGCACAGGTCAATGATCCCTCGATTGGATCGGGGAGGCCACTGGATTGGTTCCTGCCGCCGGTCATACCGGGGACGCTTCCCGAGCGTCCGGGGCAGGACGCCGGACCACCGGAGCCGGGGCTTTATGCCGTGAGTGCTTCGTTGATGCGAGGCTTGCCCTGGCGGGTTTATGCGCCGGATCGTTGGGCACCGATGTCGGCCCGGCGAGGGGCGTTTCAGTACTTCGAAACGCTCGAGCCGATCGGTCAGATTGGCTACTCGATCCTGCTCTATCGGATTGATGAGGCGGACGTGGCTCGCCTGGCCCGACGCTGGCAATCGGCACCGGTTGAGCCGGGCGTACCGCCGATCGCTCCATTGAGTGACTGA
- a CDS encoding methionine synthase: MPDPILPATVIGSWSFPGWYEAIIADIAARPERYGPLDREETVRDAVRVVVDDQLRAGLDRITDGEVQRVDFNLGFYDFLEGIEPLPTARLWGAPAHDQRSKYRCVAPLAASKGLGTVEELRRFRLVTDAPTKMPVPGPFTLAGCINGGEVYPDRMSVTEALVPIVNAELKALVAEGVDFLQLDEPSFACHPDNPEVFLDIVARTVEGVNAYVSMHMCFGNYRARAVGWRSYRPLFPHIGKAKVNQLAMEFASREMAEIELLAELPESMDVAVGLVDVKNTWIEPNELVADRLRSVLKHVDASRVSVTPDCGFSQTARHVAVGKAKAMVEGVRAVRRELGKG; encoded by the coding sequence ATGCCTGATCCCATTCTGCCCGCAACCGTCATCGGGAGCTGGTCGTTTCCCGGCTGGTACGAGGCGATCATCGCCGACATCGCCGCCCGTCCCGAGCGCTATGGCCCGCTCGACCGGGAGGAAACGGTCCGCGACGCGGTGCGCGTGGTCGTCGATGATCAACTGCGGGCCGGCCTCGACCGGATTACCGACGGCGAGGTGCAACGCGTCGACTTTAACCTCGGCTTTTATGATTTCCTGGAGGGGATTGAGCCCTTGCCGACGGCTCGTCTCTGGGGGGCTCCGGCTCACGACCAGCGGAGCAAGTACCGCTGTGTCGCGCCGCTTGCGGCTTCGAAGGGGCTCGGTACGGTCGAGGAGCTTCGGCGTTTCCGCCTCGTCACCGACGCCCCTACGAAGATGCCCGTGCCCGGTCCGTTTACGTTGGCAGGTTGCATCAACGGGGGGGAAGTCTATCCCGACCGGATGAGCGTGACAGAAGCCCTCGTACCGATTGTCAACGCCGAGTTGAAGGCCCTGGTCGCCGAGGGAGTGGATTTTCTTCAACTCGATGAGCCGAGCTTCGCCTGCCACCCGGACAACCCGGAGGTCTTCCTCGACATCGTGGCCCGAACCGTCGAGGGAGTGAATGCGTACGTGAGCATGCACATGTGCTTCGGGAATTACCGGGCGAGGGCCGTCGGCTGGCGATCGTACCGGCCGCTCTTTCCTCATATCGGGAAGGCGAAGGTGAATCAACTCGCGATGGAGTTTGCCAGCCGGGAGATGGCGGAGATCGAATTGCTGGCTGAATTGCCGGAGTCGATGGACGTGGCGGTTGGTCTGGTGGATGTCAAAAACACGTGGATCGAACCGAACGAACTGGTGGCGGATCGGTTGAGGTCCGTTCTCAAGCATGTGGATGCGTCTCGCGTTTCGGTCACTCCCGATTGTGGCTTCTCTCAGACGGCCCGGCACGTGGCCGTGGGCAAGGCAAAGGCGATGGTGGAGGGGGTTCGCGCCGTTCGTCGTGAACTGGGCAAGGGTTGA
- a CDS encoding sugar phosphate isomerase/epimerase family protein has protein sequence MSNGHTNTFPKLHNAAWPGVVGKGGEGNDPPIELDTMLDLTAAAEVDGIKFDGVDLFLFAPHVDIDAGEDELKALADKVRSRNLVIGSVVAPVWPPTGGGPALDPGEGREKFLTQVRKACGIAKKLKELGVRPYGVVRIDSACSPAEWAADPETSQANIAETFKQAAAIARDHGERLAAEGEICWGGMHSWKTMVDLLERVGEPETVGFQADMAHTLLYTLGENAPEDRILPRDFAWDDRNALDAALKTLTDALRPWTIDFHVAQNDATVFGSGSHDHTGRHCLPNDPNGKLDIPHHAGFWLRDADGNLTKKFDHICWDGCMFPNSVMMQPQTWNDILAKMIAVRDQHGY, from the coding sequence ATGAGCAATGGCCATACGAATACGTTTCCGAAGCTGCACAACGCTGCCTGGCCCGGGGTCGTTGGCAAAGGAGGCGAAGGGAACGATCCGCCGATCGAGCTGGACACGATGCTCGACCTGACCGCCGCGGCCGAGGTCGACGGCATCAAATTCGATGGTGTTGACCTGTTCCTGTTTGCGCCTCATGTCGATATCGACGCCGGCGAGGATGAGTTGAAGGCCCTTGCCGACAAGGTCCGTTCTCGCAATCTGGTGATTGGCTCGGTCGTCGCTCCCGTTTGGCCGCCGACCGGCGGAGGACCGGCCCTCGATCCGGGGGAGGGACGTGAAAAATTCCTGACGCAAGTGCGCAAGGCCTGTGGAATTGCGAAGAAGCTGAAGGAACTTGGCGTCCGTCCTTATGGTGTTGTCCGGATCGACTCGGCATGCTCGCCTGCCGAATGGGCTGCCGACCCGGAGACGAGCCAGGCGAACATCGCCGAGACGTTCAAGCAGGCCGCGGCCATCGCCCGCGATCACGGCGAACGGCTCGCAGCCGAAGGGGAAATCTGCTGGGGAGGGATGCACTCCTGGAAGACCATGGTCGATCTGCTCGAACGGGTCGGCGAGCCGGAGACGGTCGGCTTCCAGGCCGACATGGCGCACACCTTGCTCTACACGCTTGGCGAGAATGCCCCCGAAGACCGCATTTTGCCCAGGGATTTCGCCTGGGACGACCGAAACGCGCTCGACGCGGCGCTCAAGACCCTGACCGATGCCTTGCGTCCCTGGACGATCGACTTCCACGTTGCTCAAAACGACGCGACGGTGTTCGGTTCCGGCTCGCACGATCACACCGGTCGGCATTGCTTGCCGAACGATCCGAACGGAAAACTTGATATTCCGCACCACGCCGGCTTCTGGTTGCGAGACGCGGACGGCAACCTCACCAAGAAGTTCGACCATATTTGCTGGGACGGCTGCATGTTCCCGAACTCGGTGATGATGCAGCCGCAGACCTGGAACGATATTCTTGCCAAGATGATCGCCGTCCGCGATCAGCACGGTTATTAA
- a CDS encoding Gfo/Idh/MocA family protein, translating to MNAQKDLRIGIIGYGFMGRTHSNAYKQVPQFFDPPLRPVLKAVCGRDANNAKAFADRWGYESIETDWRKLIARDDIDAIDICTPNNTHAEIAIAAAEAGKMVLCEKPLAMDLKQGQEMVDAIEKAGVPNTVWYNYRRVPAVSLAKQLIDEGRLGKIFHYRANFLQDWTISADLPQGGAALWRLDAAAAGSGVTGDLLAHCIDTALWLNGKITDVSAMTETFIKERKHSLTGKVEKVGIDDACAFLCHFENGSLGLFESTRYARGHKALYTFEINGEHASIRWDLHDLHRLEYFDHRDDSLVRGWRSVHITDGDMPYMKHWWVPGLQIGYEHTFIHQFADFLDCAAQGKPCPPTFRDALATQAVCDAVLDSAEQRKWEDVVPV from the coding sequence ATGAACGCACAGAAAGACCTCCGCATCGGCATCATCGGCTACGGTTTCATGGGCCGGACGCATTCGAATGCGTACAAGCAGGTTCCCCAGTTCTTCGACCCTCCGCTTCGGCCGGTGCTCAAGGCGGTTTGCGGACGCGACGCCAACAACGCCAAGGCCTTCGCCGATCGCTGGGGATACGAGTCGATCGAGACCGATTGGCGCAAGCTGATTGCCCGAGACGACATTGACGCCATCGACATCTGCACGCCCAACAACACTCACGCCGAAATTGCCATCGCCGCCGCCGAGGCCGGCAAGATGGTCCTCTGCGAAAAGCCCCTGGCCATGGACCTGAAGCAAGGCCAGGAGATGGTCGATGCGATCGAGAAAGCCGGTGTTCCCAACACCGTCTGGTACAACTATCGGCGCGTTCCGGCCGTGTCTCTGGCCAAGCAACTGATCGACGAGGGGCGGCTCGGCAAGATCTTCCACTACCGGGCCAACTTCCTGCAGGACTGGACCATTTCTGCCGATCTGCCGCAGGGTGGCGCGGCACTCTGGCGGCTCGACGCGGCTGCCGCCGGATCAGGTGTGACGGGTGACCTGCTCGCACATTGTATCGACACGGCCTTGTGGCTGAATGGGAAGATCACCGACGTCTCCGCGATGACCGAAACATTCATCAAGGAGCGCAAGCATAGCCTGACCGGGAAGGTCGAGAAGGTCGGGATCGACGACGCTTGCGCCTTCCTTTGCCACTTTGAGAACGGGTCCCTCGGCCTGTTCGAGTCCACGCGCTACGCTCGGGGGCACAAGGCCCTCTACACGTTTGAGATCAATGGCGAGCACGCCTCCATCCGCTGGGATCTGCACGACCTGCACCGCCTGGAATACTTCGACCACCGAGACGATTCCCTCGTCCGGGGTTGGCGATCGGTCCACATTACCGACGGCGACATGCCCTACATGAAACACTGGTGGGTTCCCGGCCTTCAGATTGGCTATGAACACACCTTCATTCACCAGTTCGCCGATTTCCTCGACTGCGCCGCCCAGGGCAAGCCCTGCCCCCCGACCTTCCGCGATGCTCTGGCCACACAGGCGGTCTGCGATGCCGTCCTCGACTCGGCCGAACAGCGGAAGTGGGAAGATGTGGTGCCGGTCTGA
- the xylB gene encoding xylulokinase produces MSVTLGIDIGTSGTKTLAVRESGEIVASASAEYPCSYPKPGWSEQDPNLWWDATIATVREVLAKGNLKPEEISGIGLSGQMHGSVFLDEHGEVVRPALLWNDQRTGAECAEIEAKAGGREALVRMVANRALTGFTAPKLLWVRTHEPKHWERVRTVLLPKDYIRYKLSGTFATEVSDASGTLLLDVANRKWSDELLGKLDLDRSLLPDCFESFEVSAQVSAKGAEATGLKPGTPIVGGGGDQPAGAVGNGIVRSGAVSATMGTSGVVFCHTDEAGFDPEGRLQRGCHAVPGAWHVMGVVLAAGGSLQWFRNELGKAEILAAKEQGVDPYFLLTDEAATVGPGAEGLFFLPYLTGERTPHFDPHARGAWIGLTVRHGRAHMIRSVLEGATYAMRDSLELIREMGAAITQIRLSGGGARNALWKQIQADIYGQDVCTINASEGPAFGVALLAMVGTGAYGSVAEACDATIKVVETTPVDPATKALYDAAYPIYRGLYGDLKERFAAMDALVRGS; encoded by the coding sequence GTGAGCGTCACCTTGGGAATCGACATCGGCACCTCGGGCACGAAGACGCTCGCGGTTCGCGAGTCGGGCGAGATTGTCGCAAGTGCCTCGGCCGAGTATCCTTGCTCCTATCCGAAACCAGGGTGGTCGGAACAGGACCCCAACCTCTGGTGGGACGCGACGATCGCCACGGTTCGAGAGGTCCTGGCGAAGGGGAACCTGAAGCCCGAGGAGATCTCCGGCATCGGCCTGAGTGGTCAGATGCACGGCTCGGTCTTTCTCGATGAGCATGGCGAGGTTGTCCGGCCCGCCTTGCTCTGGAACGACCAGCGCACCGGGGCTGAGTGCGCCGAGATCGAGGCGAAGGCCGGAGGCCGCGAGGCACTCGTGCGGATGGTCGCCAACCGGGCCTTGACCGGGTTCACGGCGCCGAAGCTCCTCTGGGTTCGCACCCACGAGCCGAAACACTGGGAGCGAGTCCGCACGGTCTTGCTGCCCAAAGATTACATTCGCTACAAGCTCTCCGGGACGTTTGCGACCGAGGTGAGCGACGCCTCGGGCACCTTGCTGCTCGACGTGGCGAACCGCAAGTGGAGCGATGAGCTGCTCGGGAAGCTCGACCTCGATCGCTCCCTGTTGCCCGACTGCTTCGAGAGCTTTGAAGTTTCGGCCCAGGTCAGCGCGAAGGGAGCCGAGGCCACGGGCTTGAAGCCGGGCACGCCGATCGTCGGCGGTGGCGGCGATCAACCGGCCGGGGCGGTCGGCAACGGGATTGTCCGATCGGGAGCCGTTTCGGCGACGATGGGGACCTCTGGGGTCGTCTTCTGCCACACGGACGAAGCGGGCTTCGACCCGGAAGGACGCTTACAGCGCGGTTGCCACGCGGTGCCGGGAGCCTGGCATGTGATGGGAGTGGTACTGGCGGCCGGTGGCTCGTTGCAGTGGTTCCGCAACGAGCTGGGGAAGGCGGAAATCCTCGCGGCGAAGGAGCAGGGGGTCGATCCGTACTTCCTGCTGACCGATGAGGCCGCGACCGTGGGACCCGGAGCCGAAGGCCTGTTCTTCCTGCCGTACCTGACCGGCGAGCGAACGCCTCACTTCGATCCGCACGCCCGAGGCGCCTGGATTGGCCTGACCGTTCGTCATGGACGCGCTCACATGATCCGATCGGTTCTGGAAGGGGCCACCTATGCCATGCGAGACAGCCTGGAGCTGATTCGGGAGATGGGGGCGGCGATCACCCAGATCCGCCTCTCGGGAGGAGGCGCCCGCAACGCGCTTTGGAAACAGATTCAGGCCGACATCTACGGTCAGGACGTGTGCACGATCAACGCGAGCGAGGGGCCGGCCTTCGGGGTGGCCTTGCTGGCGATGGTCGGGACGGGGGCCTATGGTTCGGTCGCCGAGGCGTGTGACGCGACGATCAAGGTGGTTGAGACAACCCCCGTCGATCCTGCGACGAAGGCGCTCTACGACGCGGCCTACCCGATTTATCGCGGGCTCTACGGCGATCTGAAGGAGCGATTCGCTGCGATGGATGCCCTCGTCCGGGGCTCCTGA
- a CDS encoding Uma2 family endonuclease, with product MAATSTPTSNPPASAADPGQFVELVEIGWDQYVAISEAIGERPNPRLIYCDGRLEIVVTSRRHDWFAERLGDFVKIVAGGCGIDWEDAGTATYRRADEEVGVEGDKTFYLGAHAERMKGALDIDLDSQPPPDLAIEVEVSHSANQALKVWGRLGVPEVWRFDPMKDRVTFWRRKDDGTFEAIERSLGLPGLRPVDVLEQLRLADSIGAGEWFGRLNDWVREVIRPRLDQAR from the coding sequence ATGGCCGCGACCTCGACCCCAACGTCGAACCCTCCCGCGAGTGCCGCCGACCCCGGCCAGTTCGTCGAACTGGTCGAGATCGGTTGGGATCAGTATGTCGCCATCTCCGAGGCGATCGGCGAACGCCCGAATCCACGACTCATTTACTGCGATGGGAGACTGGAGATCGTGGTCACGTCGAGGCGGCACGATTGGTTCGCGGAGCGGCTGGGCGATTTTGTCAAGATTGTTGCCGGAGGGTGCGGCATCGACTGGGAGGACGCGGGGACCGCGACCTATCGGCGGGCCGACGAGGAGGTCGGCGTCGAGGGGGACAAGACCTTCTATCTCGGGGCGCACGCCGAGCGGATGAAGGGGGCGTTGGACATCGACCTGGATTCGCAACCGCCCCCCGACCTGGCGATCGAGGTCGAGGTGTCGCACTCGGCCAACCAGGCCTTGAAGGTCTGGGGGCGGCTTGGCGTGCCGGAGGTCTGGCGGTTCGACCCGATGAAGGACCGAGTGACCTTCTGGCGACGGAAGGACGATGGGACCTTCGAGGCGATCGAGCGGAGCCTCGGCCTCCCCGGATTGAGGCCGGTCGACGTGCTGGAACAGTTGCGACTGGCCGATTCGATCGGCGCGGGGGAGTGGTTTGGTCGGCTCAACGATTGGGTCCGCGAGGTGATTCGTCCCCGGCTGGACCAGGCTCGATGA
- a CDS encoding M1 family metallopeptidase, giving the protein MRVGRIGSNRVLGGIVTLLLVLGGGGSSMAQQGGRPPSRAGLPSGDVDVHSWGNPHQIRVSAVKLALEVDFEARRLSGTARLSLDRAPECPEDAALWLDTNGLEIDRVQGVVGIGTLVDLPFDLVTVEVPENERTLFPQGDRSDGSTIHGTPLVVQVGDLLEIIVTYRTEPAASALQWLDPEQTAGGKQPFLFSQSQAIHARSWIPLQDSPGVRVRYDAEIRVGQPGLKVVMSALGNFGTSPTPPGPAEEAGSFGFSMPRPIPPYLIALAVGDLEFRPLGERSGVYAEPALIEAAAFEFADTEAMIETTEQRFGPYRWGRYDLLVLPPSFPYGGMENPLLTFATPTILAGDRSLVSLVAHELAHSWSGNLVTNATWDDFWLNEGFTTYLERRIVEDVYGPDLAAMEDVLALAGLRATLAELDERDQVLNIDLWGRDPDDNVTSVPYDKGALFLKTLEQAFGRERFDAFLRGYFDHFAFQSITAEQFEAYLMEHLVAEDPEAAEQIDLRAWLDAPGLPAIQEPTSDRLVAVDRQVQAWLEGEIDANRLRSDDWSTQEWLHFLGALPADLAVDRVAELDRALMLTQRENAEIACKWLELAIRSGYGEADARLDRFLTTIGRRKFLMPLYGAMVDSGELERARVIYAMARSKYHPIAVESIDRLLGTPDDR; this is encoded by the coding sequence ATGCGGGTCGGACGGATTGGCTCCAATCGGGTTCTGGGAGGAATCGTGACGCTCCTGCTCGTGCTGGGAGGTGGCGGATCCTCGATGGCGCAGCAAGGGGGCCGCCCACCATCAAGGGCCGGACTACCGTCGGGAGACGTGGACGTCCACTCCTGGGGAAATCCGCATCAGATTCGAGTCAGTGCGGTCAAGCTGGCGCTGGAGGTCGACTTCGAGGCCCGGCGGCTTTCCGGAACCGCGCGGCTGTCGCTCGACCGTGCCCCTGAATGTCCCGAGGATGCCGCATTGTGGCTCGATACAAACGGTCTTGAGATCGACCGCGTTCAGGGAGTGGTGGGAATCGGCACCCTGGTGGACCTGCCCTTCGACCTGGTGACCGTTGAGGTGCCGGAGAATGAGCGAACCCTCTTTCCCCAGGGGGATCGCTCGGACGGGAGCACGATTCACGGGACGCCGTTGGTCGTCCAGGTGGGGGATCTTCTTGAAATCATCGTGACCTACCGGACGGAGCCGGCCGCCTCGGCCTTGCAGTGGCTCGACCCTGAGCAGACGGCCGGGGGGAAGCAGCCGTTCCTCTTCTCTCAAAGTCAGGCGATTCATGCGAGATCGTGGATCCCGCTCCAGGATTCCCCCGGCGTTCGCGTGCGATACGACGCGGAGATCCGGGTCGGCCAGCCGGGCCTGAAGGTAGTGATGAGCGCCCTCGGGAATTTCGGCACGTCGCCGACACCACCTGGCCCCGCTGAAGAGGCCGGGAGTTTTGGTTTTTCAATGCCAAGACCGATTCCTCCCTATCTGATCGCCCTGGCGGTGGGGGACCTGGAATTCCGGCCGCTCGGAGAGCGCTCGGGGGTTTATGCCGAGCCGGCCTTGATCGAGGCCGCTGCCTTCGAATTTGCCGATACCGAGGCGATGATCGAGACGACCGAGCAACGCTTTGGGCCGTATCGGTGGGGGCGGTACGATCTGCTCGTCCTGCCACCGAGCTTTCCGTATGGGGGAATGGAGAATCCCCTGCTGACCTTCGCCACGCCGACGATTCTGGCCGGTGATCGTTCGCTCGTCTCCCTGGTGGCGCACGAGCTGGCGCATTCGTGGTCGGGAAACCTTGTGACCAACGCCACCTGGGACGACTTCTGGCTCAACGAGGGGTTTACCACTTACCTGGAACGGCGGATCGTCGAGGATGTCTACGGCCCCGATCTCGCCGCGATGGAAGACGTCCTGGCGCTGGCCGGACTGCGCGCCACGCTCGCCGAACTGGACGAGCGTGATCAGGTCCTCAACATTGACCTCTGGGGCCGCGACCCGGACGACAATGTAACCTCCGTGCCGTACGACAAGGGGGCCTTGTTTCTCAAAACCCTGGAACAGGCGTTCGGAAGGGAGCGGTTTGATGCCTTTCTCCGCGGTTACTTCGACCACTTCGCCTTCCAGAGCATCACGGCGGAACAGTTCGAAGCGTACTTGATGGAGCATCTCGTTGCCGAAGACCCCGAGGCGGCGGAGCAGATCGATCTGCGCGCCTGGCTCGACGCTCCGGGACTGCCGGCGATTCAAGAGCCGACCTCCGATCGGCTGGTCGCGGTCGATCGTCAGGTTCAGGCGTGGCTCGAAGGTGAGATCGACGCAAACCGATTACGATCGGACGATTGGTCAACGCAGGAGTGGCTCCATTTCCTCGGGGCCTTGCCAGCCGATCTGGCCGTTGATCGGGTGGCCGAACTGGACCGGGCGTTGATGCTCACACAGCGGGAGAACGCTGAGATCGCCTGCAAGTGGCTCGAACTGGCGATCCGAAGCGGCTATGGCGAGGCGGACGCCCGGCTCGATCGCTTTCTGACAACCATCGGCCGTCGCAAGTTCCTGATGCCCCTGTACGGGGCGATGGTGGACTCGGGCGAGCTCGAACGGGCTCGGGTGATCTATGCGATGGCCCGCTCGAAGTATCATCCGATTGCCGTCGAGTCGATCGACCGATTGCTCGGAACGCCGGACGATCGGTGA